The Coffea arabica cultivar ET-39 unplaced genomic scaffold, Coffea Arabica ET-39 HiFi ptg000046l, whole genome shotgun sequence genome includes a region encoding these proteins:
- the LOC113731675 gene encoding potassium transporter 7 isoform X2 has product MEGSERENGGLLSSMDSESRWVFQDEEDDEEASAIGYGEGDDENDDADGLLSPRNGTMDSDDDDNDNAEQRLIRTGPRIDSFDVEALEVPGAHRNDFEDITVGRKFLLAFQTLGIVFGDVGTSPLYTFSVMFSKAPVNGNEDVLGALSLVLYTLILVPLIKYVLIVLWANDDGEGGTFALYSLICRHAKVSLLPNQLPSDARISSFRLKVPSAELERSLKIKERLETSLTLKKLLLMLVLAGTSMVIADGVVTPAMSVMSAVGGLKVGVSGIKQDEVVMISVAFLVILFSVQKYGTSKVGIVVGPTLFVWFCSLAGIGIYNLLKYDTHVLRAFNPIHIYYFFKRNSTKAWYSLGGCLLCVTGSEAMFADLCYFSVRSVQLTFVFVVLPCLLLGYLGQAAYLMENHDDTTQAFFSSVPSGAFWPVLLISNIAALIASRTMTTATFSCIKQSTALGCFPRLKIVHTSRKFMGQIYIPVMNWFLLFFSLVLVCKISSIYEIGNAYGIAELGVMMMTTILVTLVMLLIWQINIIIVLSFACIFLGLELTFFSSVLWSVGDGSWIILLFAIVIFLIMYIWNYGSKLKYETEVKQKMSMDLLRQLGPNLGTVRAPGIGLLYNELAKGIPAIFGHFLTTLPAVHSMIIFVCIKYVPVPVVPQSERFLFRRVCPKSFHIFRCVARYGYKDVRKENHQTFEQLLIESIEKFIRREAQERSLESDGDDGDSDSEEEHSFSRVLIAPNGSVYSLGVPLLTEFRDASKSSAQASTSEEVKPESSSSPTLSDAEQSLEKELSFIRKAKESGVVYLLGHGDIRARKDSWFIKKLVINYFYAFLRKNCRRGIANLSVPHSHLIQVGMTYMV; this is encoded by the exons ATGGAGGGATCGGAGAGAGAGAACGGAGGGCTATTATCGTCGATGGATTCGGAGTCGCGGTGGGTGTTTCAGGACGAGGAGGACGACGAGGAGGCATCGGCGATCGGATATGGCGAAGGCGACGATGAAAATGACGATGCTGATGGCTTATTGTCGCCACGCAATGGCACGATGGACTCCGACGACGATGATAATGATAATGCCGAGCAGCGGTTGATTCGGACCGGGCCGAGGATTGATTCCTTTGACGTTGAAGCTCTTGAAGTACCTGGCGCTCACAGAAATGATTTTGAG GATATCACTGTGGGCAGGAAATTTTTGCTGGCCTTTCAGACACTGGGTATTGTTTTTGGTGATGTGGGGACAAGCCCATTATACACCTTCAGCGTAATGTTCAGCAAGGCCCCTGTCAATGGAAATGAAGATGTTCTTGGTGCACTTTCTCTGGTATTGTACACCTTGATCCTGGTCCCACTGATCAAGTATGTCCTTATTGTTCTCTGGGCCAATGACGATGGTGAAG GTGGTACATTTGCATTGTACTCATTGATATGTAGGCATGCTAAGGTTAGTCTTCTTCCAAATCAGCTTCCTTCAGATGCTCGTATATCAAGCTTCAGGCTGAAGGTGCCATCTGCTGAACTTGAGAGGTCACTGAAAATAAAGGAGAGGCTTGAAACTTCTTTGACTCTGAAAAAGCTTCTTCTGATGTTAGTGCTTGCTGGTACTTCTATGGTGATAGCTGATGGTGTTGTTACACCTGCAATGTCAG TAATGTCTGCTGTTGGTGGCTTGAAGGTCGGTGTTTCTGGGATAAAgcaag ATGAAGTGGTGATGATCTCTGTCGCATTTCTTGTAATTCTGTTCAGTGTTCAGAAGTATGGTACAAGTAAAGTTGGGATTGTCGTTGGTCCTACCTTGTTCGTATGGTTTTGTTCTCTTGCGGGTATTGGCATCTACAACCTTTTGAAGTATGATACACATGTTCTGAGGGCATTCAACCCAATTCACATCTATTATTTCTTCAAACGTAACTCGACTAAGGCATGGTATTCTCTCGGAGGCTGTCTTCTTTGTGTCACAG GTTCAGAGGCAATGTTTGCGGATCTGTGCTACTTCTCTGTTAGATCAGTTCAG CTCACTTTTGTGTTTGTTGTACTGCCTTGCCTTCTTTTGGGTTACCTGGGTCAAGCTGCCTACCTTATGGAGAATCATGATGATACTACACAAGCTTTCTTCTCATCTGTTCCAA GTGGGGCTTTCTGGCCAGTTTTGCTCATTTCTAATATTGCTGCATTGATTGCCAGTAGGACAATGACAACAGCGACTTTCTCTTGTATCAAGCAATCAACAGCACTTGGTTGTTTTCCTCGCCTGAAAATTGTTCATACATCTCGAAAATTCATGGGCCAGATTTATATCCCAGTTATGAACTGGTTCCTCCTGTTTTTCTCATTGGTGCTGGTCTGCAAGATCTCAAGTATTTATGAGATCGGAAATGCATATG GCATTGCTGAGCTAGGAGTGATGATGATGACTACAATTCTAGTTACCCTTGTTATGCTTCTGATTTGGCAGATAAACATCATCATTGTGCTGAGCTTTGCTTGTATCTTTTTGGGATTGGAATTGACATTTTTTTCATCAGTTTTATGGAGTGTGGGTGACGGAAGTTGGATCATATTATTGTTTGCAATTGTCATCTTCTTAATAATGTACATCTGGAATTATGGGAGCAAACTGAAGTATGAAACTGAGGTCAAGCAGAAGATGTCAATGGATTTGTTGCGGCAACTGGGTCCTAACCTTGGAACTGTCCGGGCTCCTGGTATTGGTTTGCTTTACAATGAGCTGGCAAAGGGCATACCAGCAATATTTGGACATTTCCTCACCACACTTCCTGCTGTGCATTCCATGATCATCTTTGTGTGCATAAAGTATGTTCCGGTTCCTGTAGTTCCCCAAAGTGAAAGATTTCTGTTCCGTCGAGTCTGCCCTAAAAGCTTCCACATATTCCGCTGTGTTGCCCG ATATGGCTACAAAGATGTTCGGAAAGAAAATCACCAGACATTTGAGCAGCTGCTAATTGAAAGTATTGAAAAATTTATTCGTCGGGAAGCTCAGGAACGGTCGTTAGAGAGTGATGGCGATGATGGTGATTCAGATTCTGAAGAAGAGCACTCTTTCTCAAGGGTTCTTATAGCTCCAAATGGAAGTGTCTATTCACTTGGTGTTCCTCTCTTGACTGAGTTCAGGGATGCAAGCAAGTCTAGTGCGCAAGCAAGCACGTCAGAAGAGGTCAAGCCTGAGTCTTCTTCTAGTCCAACTTTGTCTGACGCTGAACAGAGTCTTGAGAAGGAGCTGTCATTCATACGCAAAGCCAAAGAATCTGGGGTTGTTTATCTTCTTGGTCATGGAGATATTAGGGCAAGGAAAGATTCCTGGTTCATAAAGAAGCTGGTCATAAATTACTTTTATGCTTTCTTGAGAAAAAACTGCAGGAGGGGGATTGCAAACTTGAGCGTGCCACATTCACATTTGATACAGGTTGGCATGACTTACATGGTGTGA
- the LOC113731675 gene encoding potassium transporter 7 isoform X1, giving the protein MEGSERENGGLLSSMDSESRWVFQDEEDDEEASAIGYGEGDDENDDADGLLSPRNGTMDSDDDDNDNAEQRLIRTGPRIDSFDVEALEVPGAHRNDFEIIIEEGRLLKFLCEETISDSRIDLGCLMKQLAMSSCWKFLLAFQTLGIVFGDVGTSPLYTFSVMFSKAPVNGNEDVLGALSLVLYTLILVPLIKYVLIVLWANDDGEGGTFALYSLICRHAKVSLLPNQLPSDARISSFRLKVPSAELERSLKIKERLETSLTLKKLLLMLVLAGTSMVIADGVVTPAMSVMSAVGGLKVGVSGIKQDEVVMISVAFLVILFSVQKYGTSKVGIVVGPTLFVWFCSLAGIGIYNLLKYDTHVLRAFNPIHIYYFFKRNSTKAWYSLGGCLLCVTGSEAMFADLCYFSVRSVQLTFVFVVLPCLLLGYLGQAAYLMENHDDTTQAFFSSVPSGAFWPVLLISNIAALIASRTMTTATFSCIKQSTALGCFPRLKIVHTSRKFMGQIYIPVMNWFLLFFSLVLVCKISSIYEIGNAYGIAELGVMMMTTILVTLVMLLIWQINIIIVLSFACIFLGLELTFFSSVLWSVGDGSWIILLFAIVIFLIMYIWNYGSKLKYETEVKQKMSMDLLRQLGPNLGTVRAPGIGLLYNELAKGIPAIFGHFLTTLPAVHSMIIFVCIKYVPVPVVPQSERFLFRRVCPKSFHIFRCVARYGYKDVRKENHQTFEQLLIESIEKFIRREAQERSLESDGDDGDSDSEEEHSFSRVLIAPNGSVYSLGVPLLTEFRDASKSSAQASTSEEVKPESSSSPTLSDAEQSLEKELSFIRKAKESGVVYLLGHGDIRARKDSWFIKKLVINYFYAFLRKNCRRGIANLSVPHSHLIQVGMTYMV; this is encoded by the exons ATGGAGGGATCGGAGAGAGAGAACGGAGGGCTATTATCGTCGATGGATTCGGAGTCGCGGTGGGTGTTTCAGGACGAGGAGGACGACGAGGAGGCATCGGCGATCGGATATGGCGAAGGCGACGATGAAAATGACGATGCTGATGGCTTATTGTCGCCACGCAATGGCACGATGGACTCCGACGACGATGATAATGATAATGCCGAGCAGCGGTTGATTCGGACCGGGCCGAGGATTGATTCCTTTGACGTTGAAGCTCTTGAAGTACCTGGCGCTCACAGAAATGATTTTGAG ATAATAATTGAGGAGGGTCGGTTATTAAAGTTTCTTTGTGAGGAAACTATTAGCGATAGTCGTATTGACCTTGGTTGCTTGATGAAACAATTGGCGATGTCCTCATGTtg GAAATTTTTGCTGGCCTTTCAGACACTGGGTATTGTTTTTGGTGATGTGGGGACAAGCCCATTATACACCTTCAGCGTAATGTTCAGCAAGGCCCCTGTCAATGGAAATGAAGATGTTCTTGGTGCACTTTCTCTGGTATTGTACACCTTGATCCTGGTCCCACTGATCAAGTATGTCCTTATTGTTCTCTGGGCCAATGACGATGGTGAAG GTGGTACATTTGCATTGTACTCATTGATATGTAGGCATGCTAAGGTTAGTCTTCTTCCAAATCAGCTTCCTTCAGATGCTCGTATATCAAGCTTCAGGCTGAAGGTGCCATCTGCTGAACTTGAGAGGTCACTGAAAATAAAGGAGAGGCTTGAAACTTCTTTGACTCTGAAAAAGCTTCTTCTGATGTTAGTGCTTGCTGGTACTTCTATGGTGATAGCTGATGGTGTTGTTACACCTGCAATGTCAG TAATGTCTGCTGTTGGTGGCTTGAAGGTCGGTGTTTCTGGGATAAAgcaag ATGAAGTGGTGATGATCTCTGTCGCATTTCTTGTAATTCTGTTCAGTGTTCAGAAGTATGGTACAAGTAAAGTTGGGATTGTCGTTGGTCCTACCTTGTTCGTATGGTTTTGTTCTCTTGCGGGTATTGGCATCTACAACCTTTTGAAGTATGATACACATGTTCTGAGGGCATTCAACCCAATTCACATCTATTATTTCTTCAAACGTAACTCGACTAAGGCATGGTATTCTCTCGGAGGCTGTCTTCTTTGTGTCACAG GTTCAGAGGCAATGTTTGCGGATCTGTGCTACTTCTCTGTTAGATCAGTTCAG CTCACTTTTGTGTTTGTTGTACTGCCTTGCCTTCTTTTGGGTTACCTGGGTCAAGCTGCCTACCTTATGGAGAATCATGATGATACTACACAAGCTTTCTTCTCATCTGTTCCAA GTGGGGCTTTCTGGCCAGTTTTGCTCATTTCTAATATTGCTGCATTGATTGCCAGTAGGACAATGACAACAGCGACTTTCTCTTGTATCAAGCAATCAACAGCACTTGGTTGTTTTCCTCGCCTGAAAATTGTTCATACATCTCGAAAATTCATGGGCCAGATTTATATCCCAGTTATGAACTGGTTCCTCCTGTTTTTCTCATTGGTGCTGGTCTGCAAGATCTCAAGTATTTATGAGATCGGAAATGCATATG GCATTGCTGAGCTAGGAGTGATGATGATGACTACAATTCTAGTTACCCTTGTTATGCTTCTGATTTGGCAGATAAACATCATCATTGTGCTGAGCTTTGCTTGTATCTTTTTGGGATTGGAATTGACATTTTTTTCATCAGTTTTATGGAGTGTGGGTGACGGAAGTTGGATCATATTATTGTTTGCAATTGTCATCTTCTTAATAATGTACATCTGGAATTATGGGAGCAAACTGAAGTATGAAACTGAGGTCAAGCAGAAGATGTCAATGGATTTGTTGCGGCAACTGGGTCCTAACCTTGGAACTGTCCGGGCTCCTGGTATTGGTTTGCTTTACAATGAGCTGGCAAAGGGCATACCAGCAATATTTGGACATTTCCTCACCACACTTCCTGCTGTGCATTCCATGATCATCTTTGTGTGCATAAAGTATGTTCCGGTTCCTGTAGTTCCCCAAAGTGAAAGATTTCTGTTCCGTCGAGTCTGCCCTAAAAGCTTCCACATATTCCGCTGTGTTGCCCG ATATGGCTACAAAGATGTTCGGAAAGAAAATCACCAGACATTTGAGCAGCTGCTAATTGAAAGTATTGAAAAATTTATTCGTCGGGAAGCTCAGGAACGGTCGTTAGAGAGTGATGGCGATGATGGTGATTCAGATTCTGAAGAAGAGCACTCTTTCTCAAGGGTTCTTATAGCTCCAAATGGAAGTGTCTATTCACTTGGTGTTCCTCTCTTGACTGAGTTCAGGGATGCAAGCAAGTCTAGTGCGCAAGCAAGCACGTCAGAAGAGGTCAAGCCTGAGTCTTCTTCTAGTCCAACTTTGTCTGACGCTGAACAGAGTCTTGAGAAGGAGCTGTCATTCATACGCAAAGCCAAAGAATCTGGGGTTGTTTATCTTCTTGGTCATGGAGATATTAGGGCAAGGAAAGATTCCTGGTTCATAAAGAAGCTGGTCATAAATTACTTTTATGCTTTCTTGAGAAAAAACTGCAGGAGGGGGATTGCAAACTTGAGCGTGCCACATTCACATTTGATACAGGTTGGCATGACTTACATGGTGTGA
- the LOC113731675 gene encoding potassium transporter 7 isoform X4, with protein sequence MILRKFLLAFQTLGIVFGDVGTSPLYTFSVMFSKAPVNGNEDVLGALSLVLYTLILVPLIKYVLIVLWANDDGEGGTFALYSLICRHAKVSLLPNQLPSDARISSFRLKVPSAELERSLKIKERLETSLTLKKLLLMLVLAGTSMVIADGVVTPAMSVMSAVGGLKVGVSGIKQDEVVMISVAFLVILFSVQKYGTSKVGIVVGPTLFVWFCSLAGIGIYNLLKYDTHVLRAFNPIHIYYFFKRNSTKAWYSLGGCLLCVTGSEAMFADLCYFSVRSVQLTFVFVVLPCLLLGYLGQAAYLMENHDDTTQAFFSSVPSGAFWPVLLISNIAALIASRTMTTATFSCIKQSTALGCFPRLKIVHTSRKFMGQIYIPVMNWFLLFFSLVLVCKISSIYEIGNAYGIAELGVMMMTTILVTLVMLLIWQINIIIVLSFACIFLGLELTFFSSVLWSVGDGSWIILLFAIVIFLIMYIWNYGSKLKYETEVKQKMSMDLLRQLGPNLGTVRAPGIGLLYNELAKGIPAIFGHFLTTLPAVHSMIIFVCIKYVPVPVVPQSERFLFRRVCPKSFHIFRCVARYGYKDVRKENHQTFEQLLIESIEKFIRREAQERSLESDGDDGDSDSEEEHSFSRVLIAPNGSVYSLGVPLLTEFRDASKSSAQASTSEEVKPESSSSPTLSDAEQSLEKELSFIRKAKESGVVYLLGHGDIRARKDSWFIKKLVINYFYAFLRKNCRRGIANLSVPHSHLIQVGMTYMV encoded by the exons ATGATTTTGAG GAAATTTTTGCTGGCCTTTCAGACACTGGGTATTGTTTTTGGTGATGTGGGGACAAGCCCATTATACACCTTCAGCGTAATGTTCAGCAAGGCCCCTGTCAATGGAAATGAAGATGTTCTTGGTGCACTTTCTCTGGTATTGTACACCTTGATCCTGGTCCCACTGATCAAGTATGTCCTTATTGTTCTCTGGGCCAATGACGATGGTGAAG GTGGTACATTTGCATTGTACTCATTGATATGTAGGCATGCTAAGGTTAGTCTTCTTCCAAATCAGCTTCCTTCAGATGCTCGTATATCAAGCTTCAGGCTGAAGGTGCCATCTGCTGAACTTGAGAGGTCACTGAAAATAAAGGAGAGGCTTGAAACTTCTTTGACTCTGAAAAAGCTTCTTCTGATGTTAGTGCTTGCTGGTACTTCTATGGTGATAGCTGATGGTGTTGTTACACCTGCAATGTCAG TAATGTCTGCTGTTGGTGGCTTGAAGGTCGGTGTTTCTGGGATAAAgcaag ATGAAGTGGTGATGATCTCTGTCGCATTTCTTGTAATTCTGTTCAGTGTTCAGAAGTATGGTACAAGTAAAGTTGGGATTGTCGTTGGTCCTACCTTGTTCGTATGGTTTTGTTCTCTTGCGGGTATTGGCATCTACAACCTTTTGAAGTATGATACACATGTTCTGAGGGCATTCAACCCAATTCACATCTATTATTTCTTCAAACGTAACTCGACTAAGGCATGGTATTCTCTCGGAGGCTGTCTTCTTTGTGTCACAG GTTCAGAGGCAATGTTTGCGGATCTGTGCTACTTCTCTGTTAGATCAGTTCAG CTCACTTTTGTGTTTGTTGTACTGCCTTGCCTTCTTTTGGGTTACCTGGGTCAAGCTGCCTACCTTATGGAGAATCATGATGATACTACACAAGCTTTCTTCTCATCTGTTCCAA GTGGGGCTTTCTGGCCAGTTTTGCTCATTTCTAATATTGCTGCATTGATTGCCAGTAGGACAATGACAACAGCGACTTTCTCTTGTATCAAGCAATCAACAGCACTTGGTTGTTTTCCTCGCCTGAAAATTGTTCATACATCTCGAAAATTCATGGGCCAGATTTATATCCCAGTTATGAACTGGTTCCTCCTGTTTTTCTCATTGGTGCTGGTCTGCAAGATCTCAAGTATTTATGAGATCGGAAATGCATATG GCATTGCTGAGCTAGGAGTGATGATGATGACTACAATTCTAGTTACCCTTGTTATGCTTCTGATTTGGCAGATAAACATCATCATTGTGCTGAGCTTTGCTTGTATCTTTTTGGGATTGGAATTGACATTTTTTTCATCAGTTTTATGGAGTGTGGGTGACGGAAGTTGGATCATATTATTGTTTGCAATTGTCATCTTCTTAATAATGTACATCTGGAATTATGGGAGCAAACTGAAGTATGAAACTGAGGTCAAGCAGAAGATGTCAATGGATTTGTTGCGGCAACTGGGTCCTAACCTTGGAACTGTCCGGGCTCCTGGTATTGGTTTGCTTTACAATGAGCTGGCAAAGGGCATACCAGCAATATTTGGACATTTCCTCACCACACTTCCTGCTGTGCATTCCATGATCATCTTTGTGTGCATAAAGTATGTTCCGGTTCCTGTAGTTCCCCAAAGTGAAAGATTTCTGTTCCGTCGAGTCTGCCCTAAAAGCTTCCACATATTCCGCTGTGTTGCCCG ATATGGCTACAAAGATGTTCGGAAAGAAAATCACCAGACATTTGAGCAGCTGCTAATTGAAAGTATTGAAAAATTTATTCGTCGGGAAGCTCAGGAACGGTCGTTAGAGAGTGATGGCGATGATGGTGATTCAGATTCTGAAGAAGAGCACTCTTTCTCAAGGGTTCTTATAGCTCCAAATGGAAGTGTCTATTCACTTGGTGTTCCTCTCTTGACTGAGTTCAGGGATGCAAGCAAGTCTAGTGCGCAAGCAAGCACGTCAGAAGAGGTCAAGCCTGAGTCTTCTTCTAGTCCAACTTTGTCTGACGCTGAACAGAGTCTTGAGAAGGAGCTGTCATTCATACGCAAAGCCAAAGAATCTGGGGTTGTTTATCTTCTTGGTCATGGAGATATTAGGGCAAGGAAAGATTCCTGGTTCATAAAGAAGCTGGTCATAAATTACTTTTATGCTTTCTTGAGAAAAAACTGCAGGAGGGGGATTGCAAACTTGAGCGTGCCACATTCACATTTGATACAGGTTGGCATGACTTACATGGTGTGA
- the LOC113731675 gene encoding potassium transporter 7 isoform X3 — MLDITVGRKFLLAFQTLGIVFGDVGTSPLYTFSVMFSKAPVNGNEDVLGALSLVLYTLILVPLIKYVLIVLWANDDGEGGTFALYSLICRHAKVSLLPNQLPSDARISSFRLKVPSAELERSLKIKERLETSLTLKKLLLMLVLAGTSMVIADGVVTPAMSVMSAVGGLKVGVSGIKQDEVVMISVAFLVILFSVQKYGTSKVGIVVGPTLFVWFCSLAGIGIYNLLKYDTHVLRAFNPIHIYYFFKRNSTKAWYSLGGCLLCVTGSEAMFADLCYFSVRSVQLTFVFVVLPCLLLGYLGQAAYLMENHDDTTQAFFSSVPSGAFWPVLLISNIAALIASRTMTTATFSCIKQSTALGCFPRLKIVHTSRKFMGQIYIPVMNWFLLFFSLVLVCKISSIYEIGNAYGIAELGVMMMTTILVTLVMLLIWQINIIIVLSFACIFLGLELTFFSSVLWSVGDGSWIILLFAIVIFLIMYIWNYGSKLKYETEVKQKMSMDLLRQLGPNLGTVRAPGIGLLYNELAKGIPAIFGHFLTTLPAVHSMIIFVCIKYVPVPVVPQSERFLFRRVCPKSFHIFRCVARYGYKDVRKENHQTFEQLLIESIEKFIRREAQERSLESDGDDGDSDSEEEHSFSRVLIAPNGSVYSLGVPLLTEFRDASKSSAQASTSEEVKPESSSSPTLSDAEQSLEKELSFIRKAKESGVVYLLGHGDIRARKDSWFIKKLVINYFYAFLRKNCRRGIANLSVPHSHLIQVGMTYMV, encoded by the exons ATGTtg GATATCACTGTGGGCAGGAAATTTTTGCTGGCCTTTCAGACACTGGGTATTGTTTTTGGTGATGTGGGGACAAGCCCATTATACACCTTCAGCGTAATGTTCAGCAAGGCCCCTGTCAATGGAAATGAAGATGTTCTTGGTGCACTTTCTCTGGTATTGTACACCTTGATCCTGGTCCCACTGATCAAGTATGTCCTTATTGTTCTCTGGGCCAATGACGATGGTGAAG GTGGTACATTTGCATTGTACTCATTGATATGTAGGCATGCTAAGGTTAGTCTTCTTCCAAATCAGCTTCCTTCAGATGCTCGTATATCAAGCTTCAGGCTGAAGGTGCCATCTGCTGAACTTGAGAGGTCACTGAAAATAAAGGAGAGGCTTGAAACTTCTTTGACTCTGAAAAAGCTTCTTCTGATGTTAGTGCTTGCTGGTACTTCTATGGTGATAGCTGATGGTGTTGTTACACCTGCAATGTCAG TAATGTCTGCTGTTGGTGGCTTGAAGGTCGGTGTTTCTGGGATAAAgcaag ATGAAGTGGTGATGATCTCTGTCGCATTTCTTGTAATTCTGTTCAGTGTTCAGAAGTATGGTACAAGTAAAGTTGGGATTGTCGTTGGTCCTACCTTGTTCGTATGGTTTTGTTCTCTTGCGGGTATTGGCATCTACAACCTTTTGAAGTATGATACACATGTTCTGAGGGCATTCAACCCAATTCACATCTATTATTTCTTCAAACGTAACTCGACTAAGGCATGGTATTCTCTCGGAGGCTGTCTTCTTTGTGTCACAG GTTCAGAGGCAATGTTTGCGGATCTGTGCTACTTCTCTGTTAGATCAGTTCAG CTCACTTTTGTGTTTGTTGTACTGCCTTGCCTTCTTTTGGGTTACCTGGGTCAAGCTGCCTACCTTATGGAGAATCATGATGATACTACACAAGCTTTCTTCTCATCTGTTCCAA GTGGGGCTTTCTGGCCAGTTTTGCTCATTTCTAATATTGCTGCATTGATTGCCAGTAGGACAATGACAACAGCGACTTTCTCTTGTATCAAGCAATCAACAGCACTTGGTTGTTTTCCTCGCCTGAAAATTGTTCATACATCTCGAAAATTCATGGGCCAGATTTATATCCCAGTTATGAACTGGTTCCTCCTGTTTTTCTCATTGGTGCTGGTCTGCAAGATCTCAAGTATTTATGAGATCGGAAATGCATATG GCATTGCTGAGCTAGGAGTGATGATGATGACTACAATTCTAGTTACCCTTGTTATGCTTCTGATTTGGCAGATAAACATCATCATTGTGCTGAGCTTTGCTTGTATCTTTTTGGGATTGGAATTGACATTTTTTTCATCAGTTTTATGGAGTGTGGGTGACGGAAGTTGGATCATATTATTGTTTGCAATTGTCATCTTCTTAATAATGTACATCTGGAATTATGGGAGCAAACTGAAGTATGAAACTGAGGTCAAGCAGAAGATGTCAATGGATTTGTTGCGGCAACTGGGTCCTAACCTTGGAACTGTCCGGGCTCCTGGTATTGGTTTGCTTTACAATGAGCTGGCAAAGGGCATACCAGCAATATTTGGACATTTCCTCACCACACTTCCTGCTGTGCATTCCATGATCATCTTTGTGTGCATAAAGTATGTTCCGGTTCCTGTAGTTCCCCAAAGTGAAAGATTTCTGTTCCGTCGAGTCTGCCCTAAAAGCTTCCACATATTCCGCTGTGTTGCCCG ATATGGCTACAAAGATGTTCGGAAAGAAAATCACCAGACATTTGAGCAGCTGCTAATTGAAAGTATTGAAAAATTTATTCGTCGGGAAGCTCAGGAACGGTCGTTAGAGAGTGATGGCGATGATGGTGATTCAGATTCTGAAGAAGAGCACTCTTTCTCAAGGGTTCTTATAGCTCCAAATGGAAGTGTCTATTCACTTGGTGTTCCTCTCTTGACTGAGTTCAGGGATGCAAGCAAGTCTAGTGCGCAAGCAAGCACGTCAGAAGAGGTCAAGCCTGAGTCTTCTTCTAGTCCAACTTTGTCTGACGCTGAACAGAGTCTTGAGAAGGAGCTGTCATTCATACGCAAAGCCAAAGAATCTGGGGTTGTTTATCTTCTTGGTCATGGAGATATTAGGGCAAGGAAAGATTCCTGGTTCATAAAGAAGCTGGTCATAAATTACTTTTATGCTTTCTTGAGAAAAAACTGCAGGAGGGGGATTGCAAACTTGAGCGTGCCACATTCACATTTGATACAGGTTGGCATGACTTACATGGTGTGA